CATGCCCCCAGGGTGCCGAACAGGCCCACCCGGCAGCCCTTCACCGTCTGCATGTACCTGGCGGTTGCCGCGTCCGGGCCGCCCTTGTCCACCCAGAAGCCCAGGGCCACGAAATCATAGCCGAGAGTTCCGGCCCCCCCGGAAAGGTCCGGGGCCTCGTCCACCGGACACAGGTCGCAGGGCTGGGGCAGGCTGGCCGCGATGGCGCGGGCCACCTTTTCGGTGTTGCCGGTGCGCGAGGAATAGACGACCAGCGATTTCATGCCGCCACCTCGCCCGCGTTCTTGCCCGCATCCATGCTGTCGGCAGTCAGGGCCGGACCGGCGCAGACCCGGTCGCGCAGGGCCAGGAACGCCTCGCGCACGGCGGGGATCAGTGCGCGGCCCTCGCGGCCCGCGTACACCGAGAACATGGCCGCGCCGTCGGTGTCGTAGAACTGCACGGAGTGGCTCTCCAGCCCGAAGAACGGTTTGGACAGAAAGCACACCGTGCCCAGCCGCTCGATGAACACGTGCCCGCCCAGGGGATTGTCCGCGTCGTGCAGGTTGAACATGCCATGGCCCCGGCGGCCCTTGGGCAGCCTGCCTTTCACCTCCATCACCGCGCCCGGCGTCATGGCGATGAGGGTCACCTTCTCCCAGCCGGTCATGTCGTCCCACACCGCGTCAAAGGACGCTGCCGGGGCAAAGCGGCGCATGTCGGCGGGCAGGGCGCAGGCCACGGCGCCTTCGGGTGCGCCGCAGCGCTGGGCCAGGGTGTGCAGCATGATGTCCGGGCTGTCCTGCACGGCGGTCTGCACGGCGTCGCGCAGTTCCGGCGTCACGAGATGGTCGAACATTGGGGATTCTCCTTGGGGATGCGCGGGCCGCGCAACGGCAGGCGCAGCGCGGCGTCGCAGGTGATGGAAAGCAGTTCCAGGTCGTGGCTGATCAGCAGCACCACCGCGCCCCGCGCAGCGGCGGCGCGCACGGCGTCGGCCACCAGCCGCATGTTGTGGCCGTCGAGGCCGCTGGTGGGTTCGTCGAGGATGAGCACCTCGGGCTGCTTGGCCATGCCGCAGGCGATGACCAGCCGCTGCTTTTCCCCGCCCGACAGGGATTGGGGATGGCGGTCGGCCAGGTGGGCTAGGTTGAACAGGTCCAGCAAATCGGGCAGGCGCGGCAGGTCACTTTGGGCAGGGGGGGATGCGGAGCCGTTGGCGTTCCGCGCCGTGCCTGCCCCTCCCGCCCCTCCCGCCCCACCTGCAATGATGGACGCGGCGATTTCCTCGCGCACGCTCTTCATGTGTAGTTGGTGGTCGGTGTTCTGCAGCACGATGCTGCCGTGGCGCAGCATGCGGTCCGGCCGGACCGGCACGCCGTGCAGGTGCAGCCTGCCGGAGTGCATGCGGTGCAGCCCGGTGAGCAGCCGGGCCAGGGTGGTCTTGCCCGTGCCGTTGTCACCCAGCACCCCGATGACCCCGCGCGGCAGCAGGAACGAGGCCCCGTGGAACAGTTCCGGTCCATGTTTGTGGGCATAGCGCAGGTCGGCCACGCACAGGGCGTCGCCCCGGCCGCTGGCCTCGGGCAGGGCGGTGCGCGGGTCGGCCACGCGGGCGGCGCGCAGGCCGCGCGCGGTGCGCAGCCCGTCGTCGTGCAGGAGGGAAAACTCCCCTTCCTCCACGATGCGGCCTTCGGCCATCACCACCACCCGGTCCACCACGCCTTCCAGCCAGTACAGGCGGTGATCGACGATCAGCACGGCCATGCCCGCAGCCTTCAGCGCGCGAATCTCGTCGGCCAGGGCCAGGGTGGCTTCCGGGTCCAGGTTGGCGGTGGGTTCGTCCAGCACCACGGCGCGCGGCCCCAGCGACAGGATGGAGGCCAGCGCCACCTTCTGCTTCTGCCCTTCGGACAGGTCGTGGATGGGTTGGTCGAGCAGATGGGCGATACCGAAGCGGCGGGCGGCCTCGTCCACGGCGGCCAGGGTATGGGCCGGTTCGCTGCCGCGCCATTCGTGGGCAAAGGCGATCTCGTCGCCCACGGTCAGGGCGAAGAACTGGTTTTCCGGGTCCTGGAACAGGGTGCCCACCATGCGGGCCAGTTCGTGCAGGGGCGTTTCCGCCGTGCGCTGGCCGCCCACGGTGACGTCGCCCTCCAGCCGTCCACGGTAGTAGTGGGGGCACAGGCCGTTGGCCAGGCGCACCAGGGTGGATTTGCCGCACCCGCTGGGGCCGGTGCACAGCACCGCCTCGCCGGGGCGCACCCGCAGGGAAAGGTCGCGTACGGCAGGTTCCGTGGCGTGGGGATAGGTATAGGTGGCGTCGGTCAGGCACAGCATCAGAACATGCCTCCCCCGCCCCAGCCCGCGCGCAGTTGCAGCCCCACGCCCGCCGCCACCAGCACCAGCGCGGCCACCATGGCGGCCCAGTCGCGCCGGGCAAGATGCACCGTGCGGCACGGGCGCAGCCTGTCGGCGTAGCCCAGCCCCTTCAGCTCCGCCGCAATGCCCAACTCGTCCGCCGCGCGCAGGGCGCGGAACACCAGCGGCACGAACAGCAGGCGCATCGACAGCAGGGGGTGGCGCAGCAGGAACAGCGGATTTACCTGATAGCCGCGCGTTTTCAGGGTTTCCGACACCTGACGCACGTCGGCCACGAACGACGGCACGAAACGCACCATCACCGCCGTGGGAATGTACACGCAGAACGGCAGGTGCAACGACTTCAGGGTGGACAGCATGGCCTGCACCCGCGTGGACAGGGCCAGCGCCAGCACCACGTTGACCATGATGGCCAGCCGCAGGAACGGCACCAGCAGGCGCACCGGCTCCAGCGGGGACATGCGCGGCACGGCCAGGTGCATGAGGTGCATCAGGCCAAAGGCCACGCACAGCATGGCCGCGATGCCCGCGTGACAGGCCAGCAGCATGCGCCAGCGGCCCAGGGTCAGGGCATAGGCCACGGACGCGGCCAGCAGCAGGCCCAGCGCCACGGGGTCGGCCAGCACCATTACCGCCACGGACCCCAGCAGCGAAATGGCCATCTTGGTCCGCGCATCCAGCCGGTGCATCAGGCCACCACCGGGCGCGGACGCCCCCCCGCCGACGGTCCAGCGATCATTCATGGACGATGCCCGCATGGCGCAGCTCCCGCAGAAAACGCAGGCCCACCGGCAGCCCGGCCAGGGCACCCACGTACCCGATGGCCACCACCACCCCGGTGAACAGCAAAAGTTCCGGCTGCTCGCGCACGAACAGCCACGACACGCCGAACGACCCGGCCTTGAACAGCAGGTCGTAGCAGGCGATGCCCGCCACCAGGGCCATCTCGTTGCGGTAGCCGCCCAGCAGCAGGATGATCCCTTCCGCCGCGATGCCCGCCACCAGCATGGACGGCAGCAGGAAGAACCCGCCGCCCATGAGCAGCATGGACACCAGCACGTTGACCAGCGTGAACAGCAGCAGGGTGCCCGGCTTGCGCAGCTTGAACAGCAGCACCAGCGCCAGCACCGTGAACACCAGGTTCTTCAGCACCAGGGTGAGCGGGTTCATGCCGCCGCCCACCAGGGCCACCAGCAGGCTGGACACCTTGGTCAAGGCGGCGAACACGCCCACCGTCACCAGTTCGCGTACGGCCCAGTACCGTGTCCCCGACCTGCGGATGGCGCCGGACCGGACAGACGGGGACGGGGCGGGGGGGGATTGGACCGATGAGAAGCGGGCCGGGGCCTCCGGGATCTCCGGGACCTCCAGAGCGGGCAGGTGCGGCGCGCCGGGGGCGCTTGCGGTGGTTTTCATGCGTCGACATCCGTTGGGTTGAAGGCGGGTGCCGGACGACCGGCGGGGCGGCGGGATGCGTCGGGCGGTATCTTTGGCATACTGTGGGGGCACACTGTGGGGGCACACTGTGGGGGGGGGCACATTGCGGCGTCACGACCGGAGATGTGTGGGGGGGTGCCGGTTGCCCGGCACCCGCCTTTGACATACTGAAAACGATTTCCATTTTCAACATCAAGTGTGATGCCGTCAGAAAATCAGAACGTGGTTCCCACCTTGACCACCGCGTGCATGCCCGGTTCGTCGATGGACGAGGCCGCCGTCTGGTAGTCCCGGTTCAGGATGTTCAGCAGCTCCAGGCTGACGAAGTGCTGCCGCTCTTCGCCGAACTTGGTGCCCAGCGAGAGGTTCAGCGTTTCCCAGGCCTCGTAGTTGTCGCTGGTGCCGTCGGAATATTCCTCGCGGGCGTCCACGGCGGCACGCATGTACAGGTCGGCGAACAGGTTCAGCTTGCGTTCCGGCAGGTCGCGGTCAAAGCGCACGCCAAGGCGGCCCATGTATTCCGGGTGGCCGGTATCCCAGGTGTCCAGCGTGCCGGAGTCGTAGTGGCGTTTCAGCCACGTGCCGCTGGCGTACGGGGTGAGGAACAGCGAGCGGAAGGTGTACCCCGCCGAGGCCTCGATGCCGTAGGTGTCGGCCTCGTCCACGTTGGTGAACTGGCTGCCGCCGGTGACCGCCGTGGTAGTGATGTAGTCCTTGGCGTTGGACATGAAGAAGGCCACGTCCAGGTTCAGCGCGCCGTTGTCATACCGGGCGCCCACCTCGTAGTTGTTCGAGGTTTCCGGATCCAGGTCGGGGTTGGGGTAGGTGGGGTCCGAGCTGCCGTGCACCGTGCCGATGTACAGCTGTTGCAGGTTGGGGAACCGGTACCCCTGCGAGAACAGGGCGCGCAGGGTGGTATCCTCGATGCCCGCCCAGGTCAGCCCCGCGCTGAACACCGGGTGCGAGGCGGAGCGGGTGTCCGTGTCCAGGCTGGGGTTGTTGGTGTCTTCCAGTTCCGAACGCACCCACGTCTGGCGCACGCCAAGGGTCAGGGCGAAGTCGGCGGGCAGGGTCCATTCGTCCTGCAGGTACACCGCGTGGGTGTCCATGGTGGCGTCGTAGTCGTACTTGGTGAAGGTGGACGTGGACGAGCCGAACATGGTGGTGGTCTGGAGAATCTCGGTGGTGGCGTCCAGGTCGTCCAGGTTCATGTCGTAGCCCAGGATGACGTGGTGGTTCTCGTGCGGCAGCAGGTCCACCTGCATGGTGCCGCCCCAGCTTGCCTGTTCGTTGCGGGTCCACTGGTCCTGGTCCACGGTCAGGAAGGCCGTGGGCTTCACTCCGATGATGTTGATCATCTCCTTGGTCACTTCCTGGTAGAAGCCATCCACCCGCACCCGCGAGACCAGCTCGCTGATGTCGCGGAACTCGGCGTAGGCGCCTGCCTTGCGGCGTTCCCACACGGGGATGTCCAGGTCGAAGTTGTACAGGGTGTCGCCGGTGGTGCCTTCCGGCGTCATGGAGTTCAGGTTGCTCCAGTATTCGTCGTAGGTGACCCCGAAGGACGCCTTGTCCGCGTCGTAGCCCAGGAATGCCGAGTTGTCGCGGGACATGTACGAGGTGTCGTCCATCTCGCCGTCGGCGGAACGGCGGTTGCCCTGGTCGTTGTAGCTGCCCGACACGCGGTACTTGAAGCCGTTCATGCCGCCGAAGGCCGAGAGGTATTCGGTGAAGCCGTCGGTGGACGAGTCGAAGGTGAGGCTGGTTTCCACGCTGATGGGCTTTTCACCGCCCTTCTTGGTGATGATGTTGATGACGCCGCCGATGGCCTCTGACCCGTACAGCACGGAGGCCGGGCCCTTGATGACCTCTATGCGTTCGATGCGGTTGGGGTCGATGAGCAGGGCCGCGCCGTCCATGGACTTCTGCTCGGAGATCTTCTGTCCGTCGATGAGCACCAGCACGCGCTGCCCGCTTTCACCGCGAATCTGCACGCGCTTGGCGCCGGGCACGGAAAGGTCGAACACCTCCACGCCGGGCACGTCGCGCAGGGCGTCGGCCACGTTGATGGCGGGACTGCGCTTCAGGTCTTCCTGGTCCACCACGGCGGCGGACGAGGGCACGTCCTTCAGGTCGTGTTCCGTGCGGGTGGCGGTGACCACCACGTCGCGGGTACGGGCGGGCTGTTCCTCCGCCTCTGCGGTGGTTTCCTCGGCCAGGGCGGCTGCGGGCGACAGCAGCAGCACGGTGGCGGCGGCCAGCAACAGGCGGGCGGCCCCCCTCGTGCGTCGGGCGGGCATGTGCCCGTGGGCGGTCTTCAGTCGACCCGGTGCGATGTCTTCTCTCACGATGGTTGTTCCTCCTCGATCTCGCGGATCAGATAGTTGATGAGCAGGTGCGCCATGGTCACCTGCCAGAACTGTCCGGCTACGGTCAGTTCCAGCCAGTCGCCGTCCCGTTCCAGCAGCCCGGCGCCGCGCCACTGTTCCAGCAGGGGCGCGGCATGGCGCGCCACGGGCTGGCCCAGTTCCGCGTCCAGCCGGGCAGGGTCGATGCGCCCCGCCTCGAAGGCGGAGGCCACGGCCCGCGCAAGCCCGGCGGAGGCCGGGGGCAGCATCAGGGCCATGACGGGCTTGCCGCCGCCCTGCACCGCCGCCAGCCAATCGGCGTAGGTTCGCTGGATGAAGAAGGCGTGACCGTGCAGCATGCCCCCGGCCCCGGGGCCATACGCCAGACAGTGCGCCTGCCCCTTGGCCAACTGGTTGTAAAGATTGCGTTCGCGTGTGGTGCGGCCCCAATGGCTGGACGACAGCCGCCGCCAGCGCGCCCCGTGCATCAGCCGGATGCCCTCGGCGAACAGGCGGCCCTGTTCCGCCATGTCCGCCGCAGGGGGCAGCTTGCCCGCTTCCACCGCCGCAAACAGCGGCGTGCCCCGGAACACGTTGAGCTGGTAGAAGTCCGCGCCGTCCAGTTCCAGTTCCAGCAGGGTTTCCACGTCGCGCCGCCACGAATCGGCGGTCTGGGTGGGAAAGCCGTAGATCAGGTCGATGACCACCGCCGCCTGGTCGTAGGCGGCAAGGCGACGCAACGCGGCCACGATCTCCTCGCGCGGGGCGCGGCGGCCCATGCGGCGGCGCAGTTCGGTGTCGAAGGTCTGCACCCCCAGCGAAAAGCGGTTGGCCCCGCCCGCCAGGCAGGCCTCCATTTTCTCCGGCCCGAAGTTGTGGATGCGTCCTTCCACGGTGATTTCGCAGTCGTTGGCCAGGGGCAGGGCCACCGCAATGCCCTGAAGCAGCCGCAGCAGATCCGGGGCTTCCAGCGCCGTGGGGGTGCCGCCGCCAATGTACACGGCGTGCACCGGCCCCTGGTCCTGGGCGGGGGCGTGGGCCCACATGTCCAGTTCGCGCAGCAAGGCATCGGTGTAGCGGGCGCTTTCGCCAGGGCCGTATGCCTTGGTGTAGAAGCCGCAGTACAGGCAATGCGTTTCGCAGAACGGCACGTGCACGTAGGCCGCCGTCTTGCCCGCGCGCGGGCGGGACAGCAGGTGGCCCAGCAGGTCGGCCCTGCGGTCTTCTTCCACCGGGGTGCCGCCCAACCCCGCATGGATGGCCAGCTTGCGCGCGAAGGCATTGCCCAGCGGGTCGCCATCGGTCGCGGCAAAGCAGGCCCGCAGGCGCTGCCCGGCGTCATGCGGGGTGGTGTCGGCGGCGGTATCGGTGGATATGGCGGCGGTGGTAGCGGTCGCTTCTCCACCCGGCAGGCCCTGCTTGCCGTACATACGATTTTGGATTTCATTATCGCTGATGGGCAACATGGCGGCGTCTGAAACCGTACGAGTCATGCGGTGTACCCCGGCTGGCCCCGCTACAGGCAGCGTGTTTTACTGTGCTCACAAAGTTTGATCAAACGAACTTTTTAGCCCAATGCCACGCGCCCCATGCAGATGTCAAGGCTGATAGCCCAAAAAAACGACTGGCCCCGGATACGGGCAACCAGGGCTTGGCCCGCGTTGCGGTGCCGGTGGCAGTCATGTGGCGCCGGGCTGGTGGTTCGCACGGCTTCGCGAAAGGAGAGACTCGGGGGCTGGAGCGTGCCGGGACAACTGCGGGAGGTCGATTGTGGCGTCACGACCATGTCCGGGCAACGGCATCGACAAGGTGGGTTGGTTCGTCGTGTCAGGGCTGGGTCGGCAGGCGTGGCGTTGCCATGCGTCCTGCCGGTGCGTTGTGCTTCTGCGGACGCATGCTGCCGGGGGGGATCGTCCGTTCAGCCTGCCGGGTGGCGTTGGATGTCGGCCTGTATATGTTCCCCACGGGATGCGGGTTTGCGGACCCGTGCCGGACGGGATGCCGAAGATGGCATGTTGCGGTGTGTGCGGGCAACTGGTCGGTGAGGTTCTGCGTTTGAAGGTGATGGTCGTGAACTGGAGCGCGGCGCGATCCGCCCTTTGTCGGTTCGGATGCTGCCCGGTTTGAGGTTTCTTGCGGTTGCAGGTAAGGCGCACGCCTTGCACGGCACAAGCCGAGGTACTGGGCCATTCTTTTGCGCCAGTCACCCTGTGAACGCGCGCACGGTCAGCACTCGGACTGCGTGCGCAACCACACCCCGTGCCGATTATATTGTGAAACATGCATGTAAAACATTGACAGGTGCGCACAACAATGTATGTGCATCAGTGAGTTGTGCAAACCGTCAATAAATTATCGAGGTTGATATGGATGACATGTTCAAGCAGGCACTGGAGCTGGTGAAGGCGCAGGCAACCGTTCGCGCGATGACTGTGGATGAAATGACCAGCATGGTAGGCACGTTGGCCAGAAGCCTCCAGGCTCTGTCGCAGGACCCCGCAGGTGCCGTTGCGGCTGAATCTGCCCCCGTACCGAAGGGTGATGTTGCGAAGGCCATCAGGGAATCGGCCGTCACCTGTCTGGAATGCGGCAAGGTGTGCAAGATCATCACGGCGAAGCATCTTGCCTTGCACGGTCTGGATGCCGATGCCTATCGCGAGAAGTGGGGAATCAAGGAAGGCACCCCGCTTGCCTGCAAGTCGCTCGTGCGGGCCCGCCGCAAGAAGATGAAGGAAATGCAGCTCTGGGAGCGGCGCAAGTCGGCCGTTGGGGCGAAGCTCAAGGCAGAAGAAGCGGCACCGGCCGCTGGCATGGTTGCCCAGGCCGCTCCGGGCAAACCCAAGGCAAAGGGCAGACCGAAAAAGGCATGACGCGCAGGGCAACGGCCCGTGCGCTGGGAAAAGGGGGCTGCGAGCCCCCTTTTCGTTTTTCTGCACTTGTTGTCGCACGGTCAGCCCTCTCAATATCCCATACGCCCCGGTACAACGCCGCGCACGCTCTGCGTGGGGCCGGGGAATTGGCCTTGCTGCGCGGGATGAGGTTGATACGGGCGCGGGGGCTGCCTTGCCCGGCGCCGTCGTTGCAACTGGTGCTGGTGGTGAACCCGGCAACGCAGGGGGCGTCCGCCGTGATGTGCGCCCAAGGTTTGTGGACCTGCTCGTCCACGTTGCGCCGTTCCTGTTCCGCCAGGCGAGTTCGTCGGCGCAAGGGCGGCAGTCCGAACTCGCGCGGTCAGCTCCATGGGGTGCAGACGTCCCTCCCGTGCGGGGCATCCCTAATGGCCTGTGTGCCCCCGATCTCGGTACCGTCACGCCGTCTGTTCCCTGGGCAGTCGGCCGGTTCGAATCTGCCCGACAGCTTTGACAGAAACGTCAACGCTGAAGGGGTGCGGTGGGCAGCATTGTTCCGGTGTTCCGCCCGTCGTGCGACGCAACCACGCCATGGGGTTGTCCATTCTCGCCAAGCTGCTGATTGCTGGCGAGATTGTGTATTGTGATTGTTGTGCAGAAAAAGCGGGGATGGTTTCTCTTGGTGAATGTTTTTCAAATTCGAAAATGAAAATATGAATGATTATTCTATGGTGAATCGTTTTGATTTGTCTGAAAAAGTGCAATGCAATTGTCGTTAGATTTGAATCTGAAGTTTGAAAGATGTTATATCATCTGTTACGTATGAATGAGTTGTAATGTTATCGGAAATATATTCACGTGTATCATGCATAAATGCCCATTTATCGATTATAGCATCGAGATACAAAAATGTTAATTCCATGTCCGAGCAGAGATTTTTCATGACACTGTTTTTGTTTGATATTTTTTAAGGTAGGAGGACTGTTTCTGAAATAGTTGTTTACAGTTTTGTGTAATATTGGTGACGCATGTGTCGGGAATGGGCGGGGGGCGATCCTCGTCCATTAATTTTTTCATATATCCTGCATTGTTTTGAGTGTTCCGTTTTGCTCCGGTTTCTTGGCATGCCGATTGCTTTTTGGTGAAAAGCTACGATGCGGCGCTGTTGCGGACCGCGATGGGTCGTCGGTCCGGACGGCAGCATGCTTGATCAACCAGTGGGCTTTGGCTCCAGACCGGAGGAACGTATGGAAAGACGCGAGTTTCTGAGGACGGCGGGCATCGGGGCCACGGCAGCGGTGGCGGCGTCCACGGGCATCATGCAGGCGACAGACGCCCGCGCCGCCAAGGCGCCCATCAAGTGGCGCATGCAGACCTATGCCGGGGCCGCGCTAGCCGAATACGTCATCAAGCCGCAGATCGATGCCTTCAACAAGGCCGCCAACGGCGAGATGGTCATCGAACTGTTCACGTCCGACCAGTTGGTCTCCACCAGCGAACTGTTCCGCGCCGTGCAGGACGGCACCATCGACGCGGCGCAGTGCGACGAGGACTCCATGTCCTCGCCCTCCGACGTGGCCATCTTCGGCGCGTACTTTCCCTTTGCCACCCGCTACTCGCTGGACGTGCCCGCCCTGTTCGAGCACTGGGGCCTGAACGACATCTGGAAGGAAGCCTACAGCGAAATCAAGGGCGTGGAATGGCTGGGCGTGGGCGCGTGGGACCCCTGCAACTTCGCCACCACCAAGCCCATCCGTTCGCTGGCCGACCTCAAGGGCAAGCGGGTGTTCTCCTTCCCCACCGGCGGCAAGTTCATGAGCCAGTTCGGCGTGGTGCCCGTCAGCCTGCCCTGGGAAGACATCCAGGTGGCCTTGCAGACCGGCGAACTGGACGGGGTGTGCTGGTCCGGCATCACGGAAGACTATACTTCCGGCTGGTCCGAGCAGTGCAAGTACTACCTCACCAACAACATCTGCGGCGCGTGGATCGGCTCGTACTTCGCCAACAGCAAGAAGTGGGCGGAAGTGCCCGAGCATCTCAAGACCCTCTTCAAGCTCACCTGCGACAGTTCCAACTACTTCCGCCAGCACTGGTACTGGTGGGGCGAGGCGCACTACCGCGTCAACGGCGGCAAGATGGAGATGACCTCCATTTCCGATGCCGAATGGGGCCAGGTGGAAGCCGCCGCCCACAAGTTCTGGGATGAAACGGCCAAGAAGAGCGCCCGGTGCGCCAAGGTCGTGGACATCCTGAAGAAGTACAACGCGGAAATGGTCAAGGCTGGCCGCCCCTACCGGTATTGATCGTGGTTTCACGGGGCGGGCGGACCTTCCGCCCGCCCGGTCGCGCCGCCGTCCGACCGCCGCTTGCCTGGCCGGTGGGGCGGCGGCGTGCAACGCCGTTTATCGACACGAATATGCGACGGGCCCTGACCGGCCCTGACCGGCCCTGACCAGTCCTGACCAGTCCCGATCAGCCCTGACCGGCCATGACAGGTCGTGCACGGTCGCCACGTCGCGGAGGGTGCTGACATGCCCAATTGCATCAGATTGTTTGTCCGGTATGTGGACGCGGTGAACCGCCTCGTGGGGCGGGTGGTGCTGTATCTCGTCTTCGTGATGATGGCCGTTCTGCTGTACTCGGCCGTTTCCCGGTACTTCTTCCATTCCCCGGTCATCTGGGGGGTGGAGATGGCCCAGTTCTGCATGGTCGCCTACTACCTGCTGGGCGGCGGCTTCGCACTGCTGGTCAATTCGCACGTGCGCATGGACGTGTTCTACGGGCGCCTGAAATGGCGCAACCAGGCAAAAATGGACGTCTTCACGTCGTTCTTCCTGGTGGTCTATCTGGTGATGCTGCTGTACGGCGGCCTGTCCAGCACGTGGTATTCCATAGAATTCAACCAGCGCAACAACACCGCATGGGGGCCGTCGCTTGCACCCATCAAGATTCTGATGGCCATCGGCATAGCGCTGACCTTGTTGCAGTCCATCTCGGAATTCTTCAAGGCCGTTGCCCGGTCGCGCGGGTTGCTGCTGGGTGAGGAGATTCCCGAACGGCTGATCGTGGAAACCGGCAGTGCCGAACCGGCAGAGGACCGCGAGTCCGCAGGCATGCCGGACGGCGCCGCCCTGGCTTCCGAACTGGCCCCTGCCCATGCGCTGGGCAGCCCGCGCTAACTGTTCACTTCGAGTACACTCCCGGCTTCAGTGCATGTGGACGCGGTAAAGGACGCGAGGATATGTTCGACATCACCTTCACGCTATCGCACGAGAGCATAGCTCTTCTTCTCTTCGCTTCCATGGGCATGCTGATGCTCACCGGGCAGCGTGTCTTTGCGGCCATCGGCTTCGTGGGTGCCGTGGCGGCCGTGTTCCTGTGGGGCACGGGCGGGTCGCAGATGGCGTTCAACGCCAGCATGACCCTGATGAAATGGTTCCCCATGATCACGCTGCCGCTGTTCATCTACATGGGCTACATGCTGTCGGAATCGGGCATCGCCAACGACCTGTACCGCATGTTCCACGTCTGGATGGGGCCGCTGCCCGGCGGCCTTGCCATCGGCACGGTGGTGCTGATGGTGGCCATTTCGGCCATGAACGGCCTGAGCGTGGCGGGCATGGCCATCGGCGCCACCATCGCCATGCCCGAAATGCTCAAGCGCGGCTATGACAAGCGCATGGTTTCCGGGGTCATCCAGGCGGGCAGTTCGCTCGGCATCATGATGCCGCCCAGCGTGGTGCTGGTGCTGTACGGCATGATCGCCCGCCAGCCGGTGAGCAACCTGTGGTTGGCGGGCATTGGCCCGGCCATCATGTTCGCGGTCATGCTCATCGGCTACATCGTCATCCGCTGCAAGCTCAACCCGGCCATGGGTCCGGCCCTGCCGAAGGAAGAGCGCGACGCCATCACCAGCGCCGAAAAGTGGAGCAGCCTGTGG
This DNA window, taken from Nitratidesulfovibrio sp., encodes the following:
- a CDS encoding TRAP transporter substrate-binding protein, translated to MERREFLRTAGIGATAAVAASTGIMQATDARAAKAPIKWRMQTYAGAALAEYVIKPQIDAFNKAANGEMVIELFTSDQLVSTSELFRAVQDGTIDAAQCDEDSMSSPSDVAIFGAYFPFATRYSLDVPALFEHWGLNDIWKEAYSEIKGVEWLGVGAWDPCNFATTKPIRSLADLKGKRVFSFPTGGKFMSQFGVVPVSLPWEDIQVALQTGELDGVCWSGITEDYTSGWSEQCKYYLTNNICGAWIGSYFANSKKWAEVPEHLKTLFKLTCDSSNYFRQHWYWWGEAHYRVNGGKMEMTSISDAEWGQVEAAAHKFWDETAKKSARCAKVVDILKKYNAEMVKAGRPYRY
- a CDS encoding TRAP transporter small permease subunit translates to MPNCIRLFVRYVDAVNRLVGRVVLYLVFVMMAVLLYSAVSRYFFHSPVIWGVEMAQFCMVAYYLLGGGFALLVNSHVRMDVFYGRLKWRNQAKMDVFTSFFLVVYLVMLLYGGLSSTWYSIEFNQRNNTAWGPSLAPIKILMAIGIALTLLQSISEFFKAVARSRGLLLGEEIPERLIVETGSAEPAEDRESAGMPDGAALASELAPAHALGSPR
- a CDS encoding TRAP transporter large permease subunit gives rise to the protein MFDITFTLSHESIALLLFASMGMLMLTGQRVFAAIGFVGAVAAVFLWGTGGSQMAFNASMTLMKWFPMITLPLFIYMGYMLSESGIANDLYRMFHVWMGPLPGGLAIGTVVLMVAISAMNGLSVAGMAIGATIAMPEMLKRGYDKRMVSGVIQAGSSLGIMMPPSVVLVLYGMIARQPVSNLWLAGIGPAIMFAVMLIGYIVIRCKLNPAMGPALPKEERDAITSAEKWSSLWAGLLPLAIIFSVTGAFMTGITSLVESSAVGALVATLAALVKRRLNGKVMRVVLVQTLSVSCMFMWIIMAALCFSSVFDGLGAVHAIKTLFLDGWHLSPWGVLIIMQLSYLVMGMFLDDTAMLVIVAPLYIPLVKALGFDPIWYGVLYTITCQIAYMTPPFGYNLFLMKAMAPKGVTLSDIYSSIIPMVILMLIGLVLVMVFPDIAMFLPRVLL